TAGCTTTGAATggtgtattctgtatatgtctactaatctcatttgttctagggtcacatttaagtcccttatatctttgtttcgtttctgtttagaggatctatctgGTTCTGCCAGacaggtgttaaagtccccagctattatggtgttatgtgatatcatattgctcagaccaatcaaggtctgtttcataaatcttggagcatttaagttaggtgaatatatatttagaattgaaatgtcctcttcttGTATTGTTCACTTGATCAGAATGAAGTGGCAAAAAACCCACAGTTAATGCCATACTGaatgagtaaaactgaaagcttttccaacttagaagtggaaccagacaaggatgtcctctgttgccactactattcaatatagtgctgaaagttctagccaatgcaatcagacaagaaaaggatataaatggcatccaaataggggcagaggaggtcaaactttcactctttgcagatgatatgatcttatacttagagaaccccagaaattcaaccacaaaactcctggaagtgattaaaaaaaaaaaaaaagtacagtaacatctcagggtataaaatcaatgtctacaaatcaatagcctttgtatatgtcaataacagccaagacgagaagctaatcaaggacacaattccctttacagtagcttcaaagaaaatgaaatacctagaaatatacataacaaaagaggttaaGGTTCTCTACAAAGGACCtcttatgaaaccctaagaagagaaatagtagaagacattaacaaatggttaaccatgctcctggctgggaagactcaatattgttaaaatgtctatactacccaaagccatctacagattcagtgcaatccccattagtaccagaaaaaaaatagttctttgtttcctatggaaccagaaaaaaacccatatgggCAAGCCAattttcagtaataaaaacaaagccagaagaagtatcactttaccagactttaggctgtaagTCCAgggtgatcaaaacagtatggtaatggtacaaaaatagagatatagacatttggaacagaatagaaaacgaagagatgaaaccagtctcttacagccacctgatctttgataaaccaaacaaaagcatacactgaagaaaagaatccctattcaataaatggtgttggaagaactggataaccacatataaaagactaaaactggacttGCATCTTTGACCATTACAAAAAAtgagtcaagatggataaaagatttaaatataagacatgaaatgataaaatcccaaaagaaagtatgggaaaaactcttgaggatgttgtcctggggaaagattttatgatgacTTTAGTGGcagtcacaacaacaaaaataaatgggacttgaactgaaatgtttctgcacagctaaggatgcaataatcaaagcaaatagacaactttcagaatgagaaaagatattatCAATCTGACCAAcatttgataactaggatctatagagaactcaaattaatcaagagccaacaattccatatttcactgggcaagagacacgaacagaaccttctatgaggaagacagaccaatggctagaatatgaaaaaaatgctcatcgtccctaatcagagaaatgcaaatcaaaaccgtcCTGAATCATCATCTaacccagtaagattagcccacattaagtcccaaagttgcagatgctggggcagatgtggagagactggaacacttttacactgttggtgggactgcaaactaatactctttggaaagaggtatggagaatcctcaaggaactcaaattagatctcccatttgaccccacaattccattactagacatttatccagaagaaaaaatatcattttatcataaggacatttgcactagtttATCAAAGCACAATTTATGAtcaccaaaacaaggaaacaacctgaatgcctatcattaaactgtggtatatgtttaccacaGAATACTCTTCTGTCATAATAAAGATGgtgattttacatattttgtattaacctggatggggttgaaacacattcttctaagtatcacaagaatggaaaagcaaatatccaatgtactcaatactaacatgaatctagtagacgatctaattcacgtccacagaggagaaaaactcatttcaattcaagttgggtggAGGGGGATTGAGGGAAGAGGAAgatggaaggaggggaggggaggttcgGAGTACTCTCAATGGGCACAacgtaggggtgtatggcacacctttggggtgtGGGATATAACtgcaagaaggactctacctaacaaactcaaatattatgacctggttgtttatacaagaaagaaagaaaagaaagaaaaaaagaaaagaaaaagaaaagggttgTGAAAAAAGCATCATCTAATGCTGGGAAGCTGCCTGGATCCAGGTTCCAGAGCTCAATGCTCTTTCTCCAGCTCAGTTCTAACCCTTCATGCCTTTGGATGAGACACTTCCTGAGAAGTATACACTATTTTCTAGCAGGTattcctttttccttcatttttataagTTAAATCATCTGGTCCAACACCTCATTCCTCTCAGCAGAGAGAAAAACCTAGACAGTCTTACAGGAAGGTCAGAGGAGTTGCCAaaagtcatatgaaaaaatagaCCAGATTAAAACTTGGGTTTCTAAATTTCAGACCAGTGTGTTGTGCTCTGGGGACAAAAGGAAGAGGTCAAAAGAAAGAGGGAACCCTTAAACCAGCTAAGGTAGCTGCTTCACAGTTTTGGTCCCCAAAACAAAGCTGGTGGTCGGGGTGGCCCCATGCTTCACCCTGGTTTGGCTCTTTGGTATGATGTCACTTACTGACAAGCAGGGTGTTGAAAGCACCCCTCAGAGAGGCGTTGGGAAGATGCAAGGCAGGTTACTGAGAAGTTAATCTCCAGTAGGCTTGTAGCAACCTAACTCTGAGGCGGGCTCCCAGTGCACCTTGGATACAGGCCTCCAGAGCAAAGATACAGCAAGTCACGCAGAAGAGGCGCAGGGGCAGCCTGCCATTTTATTGGAGGCATCCTTGCAGGAAGGAAGGCCCGTCTGTCACATCAGCTTTGCCGTGGATGGGAAGGCAGCCCCATCAGAGCCCCAGCCCTAAGGCAGGAGGGGGTAGTCACGATGGCACTCCTTGGCCCTTGGCTAAGGTCAAGAAGCGCAGCAAAGAGGGCCTGGGAAGGAATGCGCAGGGCTCGGGCACCAGATGCTGCAGCCTCAGGgtcccacccagccccagcctgggctGCAGCTGTTAGGGGAGGGCCCAGGAGCTACGTGGCCGGGCCCTGGCCTGGCGCACAGAGGTGGGAGTGGGAGAAGATGGGCCCTCAGAAAAGGATCAACAGAAACAGAGCGGAGGCGGTGAGGATGTAGGGGAGTTTGCAGGATGGGGCAGGGCTGGCAAAGAGACGGGCCACGGCCACATTGGGGTTGCCCTGGGCAGGGTGAAACCACTTCTGGAGACATCGCCCACTGTGCCGGCGCTCGGGGCTCGCCTTGAAGAGGTTGCTCCAAATCTTTTCGCACAGGTCAGCCGGTGTGGGGAAGtagtgggggaaagggaggcacTGGGCTCCTGCCGGGCAATGGTTCCTCCCTGCGGGCACAGGCGGGGGCAGCTCACCTCCGCTGCGCGGCCCTCTGTGCCTGCCACGCCTCCCCCGCCACCTGCCCCGGCCCCACCACTCACCCCGGCTCCAGTCCCAGCCGACGTGCCAGTGGGCTTTGCAGGTGTAGGACGAGCTGCAGTCCTTCCACCATTCCTCGCAGTCCTCCCGGCACAGCGGGACAGCCGCAGCCCGCTGTCCTCGGCTGCTCGGGGCCGCCTGGGGCGTGCACAGCCAGAGACAGAACGTTACAGCACAGGCCTGGAGACTGCTAATAGCTACCGTGGTACCTTATCTCTTTGCCAAGTCTCTAGGCATTATTTAACAAGAAGTGACAACAATGAGGCTATTAGTTTGTCCCAGGCTGTTCAGCTAGTAGGTACAGAAGATGGGGTTCCAGCTCAGGTCTGCCTCATTCTCCCTTGGTGAGAGTTTCTCATCCCACTGCTGTCATCGGCCCACTCTCCCCACCAGCGGCTTCCGGCTCTGATTTTGTCTAGAAGGGGACAAAACTGCCTGCTCCTCTGAGCATGCTGGGGGCGCCAGCATGGGACTGGAGGGACATCCTGGCTCTTAGTATTAGCGACAAGGCATGGCACAGATCAGCCCCTGCCTCCCGCCCCAGGCTTGTTACCGGCCGGATCCAGGGCCCCAGGTTTGGGGAGCACTCATAGAAGCAGATGGCCTGGATGAAGTGCTTGAGGCAGCCAGGCAGCAGCAGTCCGCAGTGAACCAGGCTGAAGTTGTAGAGTGGAGACACCTCCAGGTGGGCCTCCCAGCtggtcttggctgtgcagcaggCACTGTCCTTCCAGGGTGTGCACTGGAGGTGGGGAAGAAGCAAGAGGCACAGGGAATCGGGGCAGGGGCTGGTGAGTGTCTGGGGCAGAAAGGCGGCAGATTGAAAGTATCCCTTAAGAGGAGGCCTGAGCAAGTGGGATGC
This is a stretch of genomic DNA from Nycticebus coucang isolate mNycCou1 chromosome 14, mNycCou1.pri, whole genome shotgun sequence. It encodes these proteins:
- the IZUMO1R gene encoding sperm-egg fusion protein Juno — translated: MAWWWQLLLGLWTVMPIWAGDELVNVCMDARPHKRKPSPEDKLYDECTPWKDSACCTAKTSWEAHLEVSPLYNFSLVHCGLLLPGCLKHFIQAICFYECSPNLGPWIRPAAPSSRGQRAAAVPLCREDCEEWWKDCSSSYTCKAHWHVGWDWSRGRNHCPAGAQCLPFPHYFPTPADLCEKIWSNLFKASPERRHSGRCLQKWFHPAQGNPNVAVARLFASPAPSCKLPYILTASALFLLILF